The following coding sequences are from one Tolumonas lignilytica window:
- the pstB gene encoding phosphate ABC transporter ATP-binding protein PstB gives MINVTPTISSSEAIDLVNLAADRTALEVKGLNLYYSNKQALFNIGMKIPKGQVTAFIGPSGCGKSTLLRCINRMNDLVETCRVEGEILLHGKNIYDRSVDVAALRRRVGMVFQRPNPFPKSIYENVVYGLRLQGINMRRELDVAVERSLRGAALWDEVKDRLNENAFGLSGGQQQRLVIARAIAIEPEVLLLDEPTSALDPISTLTIEELINELKSKYTVVIVTHNMQQAARVSDQTAFMYMGELIEYSDTNTIFTKPKMKKTEDYITGRYG, from the coding sequence ATGATTAATGTAACTCCGACTATTAGTAGCAGTGAAGCCATTGATTTGGTGAATTTAGCGGCGGATAGAACAGCATTAGAAGTGAAGGGGCTGAATCTTTATTACAGCAATAAACAGGCATTATTCAATATCGGCATGAAAATACCGAAAGGGCAGGTGACTGCGTTTATCGGACCGTCAGGCTGTGGTAAATCGACATTGTTACGCTGTATTAACCGGATGAACGATCTGGTTGAAACCTGCCGTGTTGAGGGTGAAATTTTATTGCATGGAAAAAATATCTACGATCGCAGTGTTGATGTTGCCGCATTGCGTCGTCGTGTTGGCATGGTTTTCCAGCGACCTAACCCATTTCCCAAATCGATCTACGAAAATGTCGTGTATGGTTTGCGTCTGCAGGGGATCAACATGCGTCGTGAACTGGATGTCGCTGTCGAACGTAGTTTACGCGGCGCGGCGTTATGGGATGAAGTTAAGGATCGACTGAATGAAAATGCCTTCGGATTATCAGGAGGGCAGCAACAACGTTTAGTGATTGCGCGTGCTATCGCAATAGAACCCGAAGTTTTACTGTTGGATGAACCGACCTCAGCGTTGGATCCAATATCAACATTAACAATTGAAGAATTGATTAATGAGCTGAAAAGCAAATATACCGTGGTGATCGTAACACACAATATGCAACAAGCCGCGCGTGTCTCTGACCAGACGGCTTTTATGTATATGGGTGAGCTGATCGAATATTCTGACACCAACACCATCTTCACTAAACCGAAGATGAAAAAAACCGAAGACTACATTACGGGTCGTTACGGTTAA
- a CDS encoding ABC transporter permease subunit, with product MSTESINLTMAGSRKRRVKDRLASIGITAGGILVLVALLLIFFYLLYVVKPLFVGASLQPVASLQVPVKGETAILGTDDQNQIGYRFSHQGTVDFFSLNKASGYPIGNVLLHQDIASDVTAVASTSMGKTLVIYGLANGQAKVIQPEFIATYPKGKDRVTQAELKYPLGETPVVLDPEGHAINKLAFEAKSDKRIFAFATDSGVQLLVQSGEENFLSGEVEWNSQHYRLPEITGKIDQLLLTPNLDVLLVRVGNLLSIYNIATPENITLKASLPVNAQQANVTNISLLSGASSLLVANDNGVISQWFEVLKSGVRNFMQIREFQAKQSIRDLAPEHSRKGFATLSGNNHIELFYTTSHARLYADNLGPGKLDAISLSPRNSALLTEQADKFQLYHVSNEHPEVSWSSLWTKVWYEGYPEPQYVWQSTSASDDFEPKLSLVPLAFGTMKAAFYAMLFAVPIALAGAIYAGYFMSAGMRTFVKPTVEIMAALPTVILGFLAGLWLAPAIEANLPGIVLMLFSLPLGVLLAGLGWGALPRYIKEALPDGWHALILIPVIVLIGWGCIELSPFIEMHFFGGNVRSFITNDIGIRFDQRNALVVGIAMGFAVIPTIFSIAEDAVFSVPAHLTQGSLALGATPWQTLSRVVILTASPGIFSAVMMGLGRAVGETMIVLMATGNTPIMNMSIFEGLRTLAANIAVEMPESEVGSSHYRVLFLAAFVLFVFTFIFNSIAEYIRQRLRDKYSSM from the coding sequence ATGTCAACTGAATCAATCAATTTGACGATGGCAGGCAGCCGTAAACGACGAGTGAAAGATCGTCTGGCAAGCATTGGAATTACAGCCGGTGGCATTTTGGTACTGGTTGCTTTGCTGCTGATTTTTTTCTATCTGCTGTATGTCGTAAAACCTCTCTTTGTCGGTGCATCACTTCAGCCTGTTGCGTCATTGCAAGTGCCTGTTAAGGGTGAAACGGCTATCCTAGGCACGGATGATCAGAATCAAATTGGTTATCGTTTCAGTCATCAGGGTACGGTCGATTTCTTTTCTCTGAATAAAGCATCGGGTTATCCCATCGGCAATGTGTTGTTACATCAGGATATCGCATCAGATGTGACAGCAGTTGCTAGCACCTCAATGGGGAAAACTCTGGTCATTTATGGTCTGGCAAACGGTCAGGCAAAGGTGATCCAGCCGGAATTCATTGCTACCTATCCGAAAGGTAAAGACCGGGTTACTCAAGCCGAACTCAAATATCCGTTAGGTGAGACTCCGGTTGTATTAGATCCCGAAGGTCATGCTATTAACAAGTTAGCATTTGAGGCTAAATCAGATAAACGAATATTTGCTTTTGCTACCGATAGTGGTGTGCAACTGTTGGTACAAAGCGGGGAAGAGAACTTTCTTTCCGGTGAGGTCGAATGGAATAGCCAGCATTACCGGTTACCTGAAATCACCGGTAAAATTGATCAGCTATTGCTGACGCCAAATCTGGACGTATTACTGGTCCGCGTCGGCAATTTATTGTCTATTTATAATATTGCCACCCCGGAAAATATTACGCTAAAAGCTTCATTACCTGTCAATGCGCAACAGGCCAATGTAACCAATATTTCGCTCTTGAGTGGTGCATCGTCACTGTTGGTTGCCAATGACAATGGCGTGATATCCCAGTGGTTTGAGGTACTCAAGAGTGGTGTGCGGAATTTTATGCAGATCCGCGAGTTTCAGGCGAAGCAATCGATTCGGGATCTGGCTCCTGAGCATAGTCGGAAAGGGTTTGCGACCTTATCGGGTAATAATCATATCGAACTTTTTTATACAACCAGCCATGCACGTTTGTATGCCGATAATCTGGGTCCCGGCAAATTAGACGCTATTTCATTATCTCCGCGTAACTCTGCTTTGCTGACAGAACAGGCCGATAAATTTCAGCTTTATCATGTATCGAATGAACATCCGGAAGTGAGTTGGAGCTCGTTGTGGACAAAGGTTTGGTACGAAGGTTATCCAGAACCGCAATATGTATGGCAGTCCACGTCGGCTTCTGATGATTTTGAACCCAAACTCAGCCTGGTGCCATTAGCATTTGGTACCATGAAAGCGGCCTTTTATGCCATGTTGTTTGCTGTCCCGATTGCACTGGCTGGCGCCATTTATGCGGGTTATTTCATGTCGGCGGGGATGCGCACATTCGTGAAACCGACCGTGGAAATCATGGCTGCATTGCCGACGGTGATTCTCGGTTTTCTTGCCGGATTGTGGCTTGCACCGGCAATAGAAGCCAATCTGCCTGGCATTGTATTGATGCTGTTCTCCTTGCCATTAGGCGTATTATTGGCTGGTCTGGGCTGGGGGGCTTTGCCTCGTTACATCAAAGAAGCATTACCTGATGGCTGGCATGCCCTCATTCTGATCCCTGTGATTGTGTTGATTGGCTGGGGATGCATTGAATTGAGCCCGTTCATTGAGATGCATTTCTTCGGTGGTAATGTTCGCAGCTTCATCACGAATGATATTGGTATCCGTTTCGATCAGCGTAACGCGCTGGTTGTCGGCATCGCGATGGGATTTGCAGTTATTCCGACAATTTTCTCCATTGCTGAAGATGCCGTGTTTTCAGTGCCAGCACATCTGACGCAAGGTTCTTTGGCGTTAGGTGCTACACCTTGGCAAACGTTAAGTCGAGTCGTCATTCTGACTGCCAGCCCCGGTATTTTTTCCGCTGTGATGATGGGGCTGGGGCGTGCGGTGGGAGAGACCATGATTGTTCTGATGGCGACAGGGAATACGCCCATCATGAACATGAGTATTTTTGAAGGGCTGCGCACATTAGCAGCCAACATTGCGGTAGAAATGCCTGAGTCTGAAGTGGGCAGCTCCCATTACCGTGTGCTTTTCTTAGCTGCGTTTGTTTTATTCGTATTTACCTTTATTTTTAACAGCATTGCTGAATATATCCGGCAACGTCTGCGTGATAAATACAGTTCTATGTAG
- the pstA gene encoding phosphate ABC transporter permease PstA: MKTWFKSGSPWIWLTGGAVSLSLVAVIGLLMLIGWRGLVYFWPHTIYEWQVTENGKSEVVIGELYDEELVPSARIRATGVALPNNVGEELTRYLVKTGNREFVPLDFRWLLETNIKKRSQPKELAVLERSTNGNFYGYIQHLVVDGKALAENIHQILPAHLKRVRALNTEANDLQKGKIGSINYQLEKLRLKERKLQLNNEWNEPAQKEFAVQRSQLSQQYQVLEKRLFDLRDQASHDTLVIKDMRGIDVSIPLTQVLDVTWPNQMNLLQKTGHWFHQIGKFVSDEPREANTEGGVFPAIFGTVFMVLLMTVIVTPLGVIAAVYLHEYAGKNAMTKLIRIAVINLAGVPSIVYGVFGLGFFVYMVGGTLDRVFYPESFPNPVFGSPGILWSALTLAILTLPIVIVSTEEGLSRIPSSVRYGSLALGATKAETLWRIVLPMASPAIMTGLILAIARAAGEVAPLMLVGAVKLAPTLPVDGNFPYIHVERKFMHLGFHIFDVGFQSPNVEAARPLVYATSFLLVTVIVGLNLTAISIRNHLREKYRALDN, encoded by the coding sequence ATGAAAACGTGGTTTAAATCAGGCTCGCCTTGGATCTGGCTGACAGGCGGAGCGGTTAGCCTCAGTCTGGTGGCTGTAATTGGTTTGTTGATGCTGATTGGCTGGCGCGGTTTGGTTTATTTCTGGCCGCATACCATTTATGAATGGCAAGTGACGGAAAACGGCAAATCAGAAGTGGTTATTGGGGAACTCTATGATGAAGAGCTTGTTCCCAGTGCCCGAATTCGCGCAACTGGTGTGGCATTACCCAATAATGTAGGCGAAGAGCTGACGCGTTATCTGGTAAAAACCGGGAATCGGGAGTTTGTGCCTCTCGATTTTCGCTGGTTGCTGGAAACCAATATTAAAAAGCGTTCCCAACCGAAAGAACTGGCTGTACTGGAACGAAGTACCAATGGCAATTTCTATGGCTATATCCAACATCTGGTCGTGGATGGTAAAGCATTAGCTGAGAATATCCATCAGATCTTACCTGCTCACTTAAAGCGAGTGCGTGCACTAAATACAGAAGCGAATGACTTGCAGAAAGGTAAGATTGGTTCGATTAACTATCAGTTGGAAAAACTGCGCCTGAAAGAGCGCAAATTACAGCTGAATAACGAATGGAACGAGCCGGCGCAGAAAGAATTTGCGGTGCAACGCTCGCAATTGAGTCAGCAATACCAGGTTTTGGAAAAGCGCTTGTTTGATCTGCGCGATCAGGCCAGCCATGACACCTTAGTCATTAAAGATATGCGCGGAATTGATGTCAGTATACCGTTAACGCAAGTCTTGGATGTCACCTGGCCAAACCAAATGAATCTGCTACAGAAAACAGGTCATTGGTTTCATCAGATCGGTAAATTTGTTAGTGACGAACCGCGCGAAGCTAACACAGAAGGCGGTGTTTTCCCTGCTATTTTTGGTACCGTATTTATGGTGCTGCTGATGACTGTCATTGTGACGCCTTTGGGGGTTATAGCTGCGGTTTATCTGCATGAATACGCAGGGAAAAATGCCATGACTAAGTTGATTCGGATTGCTGTGATTAACCTTGCCGGGGTCCCGTCAATTGTCTACGGTGTGTTTGGGTTGGGATTTTTTGTTTATATGGTCGGCGGTACATTGGACCGCGTTTTTTATCCGGAATCTTTTCCTAATCCGGTGTTTGGTTCCCCCGGCATTCTTTGGTCTGCCTTGACGCTGGCTATTTTGACATTGCCCATTGTTATCGTATCGACCGAGGAGGGATTGTCTCGGATTCCAAGTTCGGTTCGATACGGTTCATTAGCGTTGGGGGCGACGAAAGCAGAAACGTTATGGCGAATTGTGCTGCCAATGGCAAGCCCCGCCATTATGACTGGGCTTATTCTGGCTATAGCTCGTGCGGCTGGTGAGGTTGCTCCTTTGATGCTGGTAGGTGCTGTGAAATTGGCTCCAACATTACCGGTTGATGGCAACTTTCCATATATACATGTGGAACGAAAATTTATGCACCTTGGTTTCCATATTTTTGATGTTGGTTTCCAAAGTCCGAATGTGGAAGCGGCGCGACCACTGGTTTATGCCACCTCGTTTTTGTTGGTCACCGTTATTGTTGGGTTGAACCTAACTGCCATCAGTATTCGTAATCATTTGCGTGAAAAATACCGTGCGCTGGATAACTAA
- the galE gene encoding UDP-glucose 4-epimerase GalE: protein MTILVTGGTGYIGSHTVVELLNSGYDVVIADNFCNSHPKVLERIAELTGKKPAFYEVDIRDALALQNIFEKHNIKSVIHFAGLKAVGESTRLPLKYYQNNIAATLTLCDVMQQAEVFDLVFSSSATVYGDPLSVPINEKFPLSATNPYGRSKLMVEEILRDVAKAEPRWGIVLLRYFNPVGAHASGLMGEDPNGIPNNLLPFISQVAIGRRSELSVFGNDYPTPDGTGVRDYIHVVDLAVGHIKAIERIKRERGVLTYNLGTGKGYSVLDMIHAFEKASGIKIAYKIVDRRPGDIAECWSDPAYAAKDLGWEAKRSLDDMMQDTWCWQSKNPNGYQTN from the coding sequence ATGACAATTCTTGTAACTGGCGGTACGGGTTATATCGGCAGTCATACTGTCGTTGAGCTATTAAATTCGGGCTACGACGTCGTGATTGCGGATAACTTCTGTAATTCGCATCCGAAAGTACTAGAGCGGATAGCTGAATTAACAGGCAAGAAACCTGCGTTTTATGAAGTTGATATCCGTGATGCACTGGCGTTACAGAATATATTCGAAAAGCATAATATAAAATCGGTCATTCACTTTGCTGGCTTAAAAGCCGTTGGTGAGTCGACTCGCCTTCCTTTGAAATATTATCAAAACAATATTGCTGCAACATTGACACTCTGCGATGTCATGCAGCAAGCAGAAGTATTTGATTTAGTCTTCAGTTCGTCTGCAACCGTCTATGGTGATCCTCTATCAGTTCCAATCAACGAAAAGTTTCCATTATCGGCAACTAATCCTTATGGCCGTTCTAAATTGATGGTTGAAGAAATTTTGCGTGATGTTGCCAAAGCAGAGCCTCGCTGGGGGATTGTATTACTGCGATACTTTAATCCGGTCGGGGCCCATGCTTCAGGTTTAATGGGGGAAGATCCCAATGGTATCCCTAATAATCTTCTCCCGTTTATTAGTCAGGTCGCCATTGGCCGTCGTTCTGAGCTCTCCGTATTTGGTAATGATTATCCTACACCCGATGGTACGGGGGTTCGTGATTATATCCATGTTGTTGATTTGGCTGTCGGGCATATCAAAGCCATCGAGCGAATAAAACGCGAGCGTGGCGTTTTGACCTATAACCTGGGTACAGGAAAAGGTTATTCAGTGCTGGATATGATCCATGCTTTTGAAAAAGCATCTGGTATAAAAATTGCATATAAAATTGTAGATCGTCGCCCCGGTGATATTGCTGAATGCTGGTCCGATCCTGCTTACGCAGCGAAAGATTTAGGTTGGGAAGCAAAACGATCGCTAGATGACATGATGCAAGATACATGGTGCTGGCAATCAAAGAATCCTAACGGATATCAAACAAACTAG
- the ppx gene encoding exopolyphosphatase — MPNNMLAAIDLGSNSFHMMVARVVDGRLQVVDRLKERVRLAEGMDEYKNLSEEAMKRGLDCLALFAERMQSIHPDDIRITGTYTLRVAHNAQHFIERAKQLLGHPIEIISGLEEARLIYQGVSHTQHTQGRMLVIDIGGGSTELIIGEKYLPMALTSRKMGCVTFSKQFFSNGKASEKNFNAAIFEALHQLEPILTQFTTLHWHQCLGSSGTIKTVKELLLAAGGDGQITLAGLEHLKQQIIQQKYITELDLPGLTDDRRPVIAAGVAIMIALFQGLGIEHMEYSDGALREGILYEFASRQEQHDIREQTAKGLADMYHLDTHQASRVKTTALSLFDLVATDWQLPPDQMRPLLSWAAALHEVGLVINFSAIQRHSSYILQNSDLPGFNQEEQQALATLVRFHRKAIKAYEFSPIPNYDDHALWRCIRLLRIAVALHHRRMDEILPHIGIRVIGDTMTLVLPHRWTENNKLLMQNLEREQKYMKAMLWELVLEVV, encoded by the coding sequence ATGCCGAATAACATGCTTGCCGCGATCGATTTGGGTTCAAACAGTTTTCATATGATGGTAGCCCGGGTCGTTGATGGTCGCTTGCAGGTTGTTGATCGGTTAAAAGAACGTGTTCGTCTGGCGGAAGGCATGGACGAATATAAAAATCTCTCTGAAGAAGCCATGAAGCGAGGCCTCGATTGCCTCGCTTTATTTGCGGAACGAATGCAGAGTATCCATCCTGATGACATTCGGATCACAGGAACTTACACCTTGCGCGTAGCGCACAATGCGCAACATTTTATAGAACGTGCCAAACAACTGCTTGGCCACCCGATTGAGATCATTTCCGGATTAGAAGAGGCTCGCCTGATTTATCAGGGTGTTTCGCACACTCAGCATACGCAAGGCCGGATGCTGGTGATTGATATTGGCGGCGGCAGTACGGAATTAATCATTGGTGAAAAATACCTGCCAATGGCACTAACCAGTCGGAAAATGGGTTGTGTGACGTTTAGCAAGCAGTTTTTCAGCAATGGTAAGGCGTCAGAAAAGAACTTCAATGCCGCTATTTTTGAAGCATTGCATCAGCTCGAACCTATTCTGACCCAGTTCACAACCTTACATTGGCATCAATGTTTAGGCAGCTCAGGGACGATAAAGACCGTAAAAGAATTGCTGTTGGCTGCAGGCGGTGATGGGCAAATTACACTTGCCGGTCTTGAACACCTCAAGCAACAGATCATTCAGCAGAAATATATAACAGAGCTGGATTTACCCGGCCTGACAGACGACCGACGCCCTGTGATCGCTGCCGGAGTGGCTATCATGATTGCATTATTTCAGGGGCTAGGGATTGAACATATGGAATATTCCGACGGCGCATTACGTGAAGGGATCCTTTACGAGTTTGCCTCGCGTCAGGAACAGCATGACATCCGAGAACAAACCGCTAAAGGTTTGGCCGATATGTATCATCTCGATACCCATCAGGCCTCACGGGTAAAAACGACCGCTCTCTCATTGTTTGATTTAGTGGCCACCGATTGGCAATTACCACCGGATCAGATGCGCCCCCTGTTAAGCTGGGCTGCCGCCTTACATGAAGTCGGGCTGGTGATCAATTTTTCAGCAATTCAGCGCCACTCATCTTATATTTTACAAAACTCAGATCTACCCGGTTTTAACCAGGAAGAACAGCAAGCCCTCGCGACATTGGTTCGGTTCCATCGTAAAGCGATTAAGGCCTATGAATTCAGCCCGATCCCTAACTACGACGATCACGCGCTCTGGCGTTGTATCCGTCTGTTGCGTATTGCGGTCGCTTTACACCATCGCCGGATGGATGAGATCCTGCCTCATATCGGGATCCGGGTCATTGGTGATACCATGACATTAGTATTGCCACACCGCTGGACTGAAAATAATAAGTTATTAATGCAAAACCTTGAGCGCGAACAAAAATATATGAAAGCAATGCTATGGGAACTGGTGTTGGAAGTCGTCTGA
- the ppk1 gene encoding polyphosphate kinase 1, whose product MSSDKLWIEKELSWLSFNGRVLQEAMDKSVPLIERVRFLGIFSNNQDEFFKVRVADVKRRVLIHKEHGGDPKAEDLLHTIQDRVMELGQVFDNTYHELMMALARHNIFLINEEQTSAEQKSWLRTYFKEKVLRHISPILLTSDSDPVSFLKDQYTYLAVKMKKEGLHSQYALIEVPTEHVPRFVPVPSDGNRGKKVLIILDNVIRLCLDDIFRGFFEYDSIAAYSVKMTRDAEFDLSSQMDLTLLEKTSEGLKQRLKALPVRFAYDREMPQAMVQFLTSKLEMSHYDSIMPGGRYHNFKDFIGFPNVGRTYLENYKLPALECQDFERHRTVFKAITEQDILLHYPYHKFVYLTEMLRQASFDPAVSSIKMNIYRVASQSRVIDSLIDAANNGKRVTVVVELQARFDEAANIIWANRLKDAGVKVLFGLDSLKVHSKLCLITRREGNEQVRYAHIGTGNFNEKTAKIYTDFSLFTRNQEIAAEVDSVFEFIEHPYRRIKFNHLLVSPINSRRYIYRLIDNELANAKNGLPAEITIKINNLVDVGMVQRLYAASQAGVKIRMIIRGMCSLVPGIPEVSDNIQIISIVDRFLEHPRVMVFHNNGNSKVFISSADWMTRNLDHRVEVGTPIYDERLKQRIIDLLEIQFNDTTKARVIDADQRNNYVPRGNRRKIRSQISIYEYLQRLELPSYAE is encoded by the coding sequence ATGAGTAGTGACAAATTGTGGATTGAAAAAGAGTTGAGCTGGCTCTCATTTAATGGCCGCGTATTGCAAGAAGCCATGGATAAATCAGTGCCTCTTATTGAACGAGTTCGGTTTCTCGGCATTTTTTCCAACAACCAGGATGAATTTTTCAAAGTTCGCGTTGCTGATGTCAAACGTCGGGTGTTGATTCATAAAGAACACGGCGGAGACCCGAAAGCTGAAGATCTGCTGCATACCATCCAAGACCGTGTTATGGAACTGGGTCAGGTTTTTGATAACACCTACCACGAGCTGATGATGGCATTGGCGCGCCATAATATCTTTCTTATCAATGAAGAACAAACCAGCGCAGAACAAAAAAGCTGGTTACGCACCTACTTTAAAGAAAAGGTTCTGCGTCATATCAGCCCGATTTTATTGACCAGTGATAGTGATCCAGTCAGTTTCCTCAAAGACCAATACACCTATCTTGCCGTCAAGATGAAAAAAGAGGGGTTGCATAGTCAATATGCACTGATTGAAGTACCGACTGAGCATGTTCCGCGTTTTGTTCCTGTTCCCAGCGACGGCAATCGCGGCAAAAAAGTATTAATCATTTTGGATAATGTCATCCGCTTGTGTCTGGACGATATTTTCCGAGGTTTCTTTGAATACGACTCGATCGCTGCCTATTCTGTAAAAATGACCCGAGATGCCGAATTTGATTTGTCATCACAAATGGATCTCACGTTGCTGGAAAAAACCAGTGAAGGGTTAAAGCAGCGTTTGAAAGCCTTACCGGTCCGGTTTGCTTATGACAGAGAAATGCCGCAAGCCATGGTGCAATTTCTCACCAGCAAATTGGAAATGAGCCACTACGACTCCATTATGCCCGGTGGCCGTTATCACAATTTTAAAGACTTCATTGGATTTCCCAATGTAGGTCGCACCTATCTGGAAAACTACAAATTACCGGCATTAGAGTGTCAGGATTTTGAACGGCACCGAACCGTATTTAAAGCCATCACAGAACAAGACATTTTATTGCACTACCCTTATCACAAGTTCGTATACCTGACCGAAATGCTACGTCAGGCATCCTTTGATCCGGCTGTCAGCTCTATCAAGATGAATATCTACCGTGTTGCCAGCCAGTCACGGGTTATTGATTCGCTTATTGATGCTGCTAACAACGGGAAACGGGTGACCGTTGTGGTCGAATTACAGGCGCGCTTCGATGAGGCTGCCAACATCATCTGGGCAAATCGCCTGAAAGATGCCGGTGTTAAAGTACTCTTTGGCCTTGATAGTTTGAAAGTTCATTCCAAACTCTGTCTGATAACTCGTCGCGAAGGGAATGAGCAGGTTCGCTATGCCCACATTGGCACAGGAAACTTCAACGAAAAAACGGCGAAGATCTATACCGATTTCTCACTCTTTACCCGTAATCAGGAAATAGCTGCAGAAGTCGATTCCGTATTTGAGTTCATTGAGCATCCCTACCGCCGTATCAAATTTAATCACCTGCTCGTTTCACCCATCAATTCAAGACGTTATATCTATCGCCTGATTGATAATGAATTAGCGAACGCTAAAAACGGTCTCCCGGCAGAAATCACAATTAAAATAAACAACTTAGTTGATGTCGGAATGGTTCAGCGCTTATATGCAGCCAGCCAGGCCGGCGTGAAGATCAGAATGATCATTCGCGGGATGTGTTCGCTGGTTCCCGGAATTCCAGAGGTGAGTGACAATATTCAAATTATCAGTATTGTCGATCGTTTTCTGGAGCACCCTCGAGTCATGGTGTTCCATAATAATGGCAATTCGAAGGTGTTTATTTCCTCCGCAGATTGGATGACGCGTAATTTGGATCATCGAGTAGAGGTTGGCACCCCCATTTACGATGAGCGCTTAAAACAACGCATCATTGACTTATTGGAAATACAGTTCAATGACACGACGAAAGCGCGCGTAATTGATGCGGATCAACGGAACAACTATGTTCCGCGTGGAAATCGTCGTAAAATCCGTTCTCAAATATCAATTTACGAATATCTGCAACGACTGGAGTTACCGTCTTATGCCGAATAA
- the tadA gene encoding tRNA adenosine(34) deaminase TadA, producing MSQPEQDSYWINHAIQLARRAEEAGEVPVGAVLVLDNQIIGEGWNLSISTHDPCAHAEIMAIRAAGEKVGNYRLLNSTLYVTLEPCVMCAGAMIHSRIARLVYGASDLKTGAAGSVFNILNDPRHNHVVEVTAGVCADICGQQLSDFFRRRRAEKKALKLQVKAMSIKPE from the coding sequence ATGTCACAACCAGAACAAGATAGTTATTGGATCAACCACGCAATACAACTGGCCCGTCGTGCAGAAGAAGCCGGGGAGGTGCCGGTGGGTGCAGTATTGGTGTTAGACAATCAAATCATCGGAGAAGGGTGGAATTTATCCATTTCGACCCATGATCCCTGTGCACACGCCGAAATTATGGCGATCCGTGCGGCAGGGGAAAAAGTGGGTAATTACCGACTATTGAATTCTACGCTTTATGTCACCCTAGAACCCTGCGTAATGTGTGCGGGGGCAATGATCCATAGCCGTATTGCACGATTAGTTTATGGTGCCAGTGATTTAAAGACGGGGGCCGCGGGTTCGGTGTTTAATATATTAAACGACCCGCGTCATAATCATGTGGTCGAGGTTACTGCGGGTGTGTGTGCCGACATTTGTGGTCAGCAGTTAAGTGATTTTTTCCGCCGTCGTCGGGCAGAGAAAAAAGCGCTGAAATTACAAGTAAAAGCGATGTCTATAAAACCCGAATAA
- the phoU gene encoding phosphate signaling complex protein PhoU, with protein sequence MEVNKHISGQFNTELETIRSSVLAMGGMVEQQLSNALEAIHSQDVELARNIVETDLKVNAMEIAIDEECTRIIAKRQPAASDLRLILMISKTVTDLERMGDVADKLARMVLKSTGRTQAPLVSLDSMGRLAIKMLHDALDAFARMDVEAAVRLYHDDDKIDRQYESIIRELMTYMMEDPRTIPQVLDVLWCARSIERIGDRCQHISDYIIYCVKGKDVRHTKIENVDSLDR encoded by the coding sequence GTGGAAGTAAACAAACACATATCCGGTCAGTTTAATACCGAACTGGAAACCATTCGTAGCAGTGTTTTAGCTATGGGCGGTATGGTAGAACAGCAGCTTAGTAATGCGCTGGAAGCAATACATTCACAAGATGTTGAACTGGCTCGTAATATTGTCGAAACCGATCTCAAGGTTAACGCCATGGAGATTGCGATTGATGAAGAGTGTACTCGCATCATTGCGAAACGTCAGCCAGCAGCAAGTGATCTGCGATTGATTCTGATGATTTCCAAAACGGTGACTGATTTGGAACGCATGGGTGATGTGGCAGATAAACTGGCGCGCATGGTACTGAAAAGCACAGGCCGTACCCAGGCGCCATTGGTTTCGCTCGATAGCATGGGGCGCTTGGCTATCAAAATGTTGCATGATGCATTAGATGCCTTTGCCCGGATGGATGTGGAAGCCGCTGTTCGTTTATACCATGACGATGACAAAATTGATCGTCAATATGAGTCTATTATTCGTGAATTGATGACTTATATGATGGAAGATCCGCGCACAATTCCTCAAGTATTGGATGTGCTCTGGTGTGCCCGTTCAATTGAACGTATCGGTGATCGTTGCCAACACATCAGTGACTACATTATCTACTGCGTAAAAGGAAAAGACGTTCGTCATACCAAGATTGAAAACGTCGACTCACTTGATAGATAA